The Streptomyces camelliae genome window below encodes:
- a CDS encoding L,D-transpeptidase: protein MISRRIASRGAAVLLATATALPAAGTAAAAVPPARPAALTPASPAFPASAVSAAGPVSPAPGGEAGLVPGVAPAGQQWQIDTPDQVLPPKMYAPAPREDRIEPRQAPAGAYDLVEYVPLSDAVAKVSCSKQTGPYQRQVERWLGLKVDGRQSAADCKAIRTFQVAYKIKPAIGFAGPVTWSTMMLVSARTNPNAAKKCPVRSYKVACVDLDRQLTWVQQGSKVVFGPVPMRSGRAGHVTRKGWHTIYWRHKNHVSTLYNQPMPYAQFFDGGEAFHAVYGSIYTTVGSWGCVNLRLGDASTLWNVLKKGDHVYVWGRRPGT, encoded by the coding sequence ATGATCAGCAGACGAATCGCGTCCCGGGGTGCCGCCGTACTGCTCGCCACCGCGACCGCCCTGCCGGCGGCCGGGACCGCGGCGGCGGCCGTACCGCCCGCGCGGCCGGCCGCCCTCACCCCAGCGTCACCGGCCTTCCCCGCCTCCGCCGTCTCCGCCGCCGGCCCCGTGTCCCCCGCGCCCGGCGGCGAGGCGGGGCTCGTCCCCGGTGTGGCCCCCGCCGGGCAGCAGTGGCAGATCGACACGCCCGACCAGGTGCTGCCGCCGAAGATGTATGCGCCGGCCCCCCGCGAGGACCGCATCGAGCCCCGCCAGGCGCCGGCGGGGGCGTACGACCTCGTCGAGTACGTGCCGCTCTCCGACGCCGTCGCCAAGGTGAGCTGCAGCAAGCAGACCGGGCCGTACCAGCGGCAGGTGGAGCGCTGGCTGGGGCTGAAGGTGGACGGACGGCAGTCCGCCGCCGACTGCAAGGCCATCCGCACCTTCCAGGTCGCGTACAAGATCAAGCCCGCGATCGGCTTCGCCGGGCCCGTCACCTGGTCGACGATGATGCTCGTCTCGGCCCGCACGAACCCGAACGCGGCCAAGAAGTGCCCCGTGCGGTCGTACAAGGTCGCCTGTGTCGATCTGGACCGGCAGCTCACGTGGGTGCAGCAGGGTTCCAAGGTGGTGTTCGGGCCGGTGCCGATGCGCAGCGGGCGGGCCGGGCACGTCACCCGCAAGGGCTGGCACACCATCTACTGGCGGCACAAGAACCACGTGTCGACCCTGTACAACCAGCCCATGCCGTATGCCCAGTTCTTCGACGGTGGCGAGGCCTTCCACGCCGTCTACGGCAGCATCTACACCACCGTCGGCTCCTGGGGCTGCGTCAATCTGAGGCTCGGCGACGCGAGCACGCTGTGGAACGTGCTGAAGAAGGGCGACCACGTCTATGTATGGGGGCGACGGCCGGGTACCTGA
- the tsaB gene encoding tRNA (adenosine(37)-N6)-threonylcarbamoyltransferase complex dimerization subunit type 1 TsaB, translating into MLLLALDTATPAVTVALHDGTDVIASSSQVDARRHGELLLPAVDRVLAEAGFTLDAVTGIVVGIGPGPYTGLRVGLMTADTFGLALGVPVHGVCTLDGLAYAADIEKGPFVVATDARRKEVYWATYADSRTRLTGPAVDRPADIAERVAGLPAVGAGALLYPDTFPSAHEPEHVSAAALASLAAEKLAAGEELAEPRPLYLRRPDAQVPKNYKVVTPK; encoded by the coding sequence GTGCTCTTGCTCGCTCTGGATACCGCAACACCCGCCGTCACCGTCGCGCTGCACGACGGCACGGACGTCATCGCCTCGTCGAGCCAGGTGGACGCGCGCCGGCACGGAGAGCTGCTGCTGCCGGCCGTCGACCGGGTTCTCGCCGAGGCCGGGTTCACGCTGGACGCCGTCACCGGGATCGTGGTCGGCATCGGGCCCGGCCCGTACACCGGTCTGCGCGTCGGCCTGATGACCGCCGACACCTTCGGCCTGGCGCTCGGCGTCCCGGTGCACGGCGTGTGCACGCTGGACGGCCTCGCCTACGCCGCCGACATCGAGAAGGGCCCCTTCGTCGTGGCGACCGACGCCCGGCGCAAGGAGGTCTACTGGGCGACGTACGCCGACTCCCGCACCCGGCTCACCGGCCCGGCCGTGGACCGGCCGGCCGACATCGCCGAGCGGGTCGCGGGCCTGCCCGCGGTCGGTGCGGGCGCGCTGCTCTACCCGGACACGTTCCCGAGCGCCCATGAGCCCGAGCACGTCTCCGCCGCCGCCCTCGCCTCGCTGGCCGCGGAGAAGCTGGCGGCCGGTGAGGAGCTGGCGGAACCGCGGCCGCTGTATCTGCGCCGGCCGGACGCCCAGGTCCCCAAGAACTACAAGGTGGTCACCCCGAAGTGA
- a CDS encoding SDR family NAD(P)-dependent oxidoreductase, translating into MTSQAYLSDLFSLDGRTALVTGGSSGIGRAVAGALARAGARVVVVARGKEQLADTVSELTAQGAQVSYVAGDLGSRAGVRAVAEEAAGVFGEPDILVNSAGINLRPPMGELGEDVWDTTLAVNLEAPFLLGQRFGPGMAERGFGRIIHVTSQQAHRAFVQSGAYGVSKGALESLARSQAEAWSPYGVTVNTLVPGFVMTPLNERLASDPEKVAALAARTMTGRNGLAEDFEGAAVFLASRASAYVTGQSLFVDGGLSVH; encoded by the coding sequence ATGACTTCCCAGGCGTATCTCTCCGACCTGTTCTCGCTCGACGGCCGCACCGCCCTGGTGACCGGCGGCAGTTCCGGTATCGGCCGGGCCGTCGCCGGGGCGCTGGCGCGGGCCGGCGCCCGGGTGGTGGTCGTGGCCCGCGGCAAGGAGCAACTGGCCGACACCGTGAGCGAGTTGACCGCTCAGGGTGCGCAGGTCTCGTACGTCGCCGGTGACCTCGGCAGCCGGGCCGGGGTGCGGGCCGTGGCCGAGGAGGCGGCCGGGGTCTTCGGGGAGCCTGACATCCTCGTCAACTCCGCCGGGATCAACCTCAGGCCGCCGATGGGCGAGTTGGGCGAGGACGTGTGGGACACCACCCTGGCCGTGAACCTGGAGGCGCCCTTCCTGCTGGGGCAGCGGTTCGGGCCCGGCATGGCGGAGCGGGGCTTCGGCCGGATCATCCACGTCACCTCGCAGCAGGCCCACCGCGCCTTCGTGCAGAGCGGTGCCTACGGCGTCTCCAAGGGCGCGCTGGAGTCGCTGGCCCGTTCGCAGGCCGAGGCCTGGTCGCCGTACGGCGTCACCGTGAACACGCTGGTGCCGGGCTTCGTGATGACCCCGCTGAACGAGCGGCTCGCGTCCGACCCCGAGAAGGTGGCCGCCCTGGCCGCGCGCACGATGACCGGCCGCAACGGTCTGGCCGAGGACTTCGAAGGCGCGGCCGTGTTCCTCGCGAGCCGCGCCTCCGCCTACGTCACCGGCCAGTCCCTCTTCGTGGACGGCGGCCTGTCCGTCCACTGA
- a CDS encoding alpha/beta fold hydrolase, which produces MSESSAEAVAGVVASAAAAASAEAAGGWRRATGIAGAAIGVLAAGAAAGVAVERMTVGRGMRRKARLALDSAGPYGTLRGTPGKAQADDGTELYYEVDEVEPDPGPHVSPRRRRLFGRKAPAPVTVVFSHGYCLNQDSWHFQRAALRGVVRTVHWDQRSHGRSGRGVAQTRDRVPLTIDQLGRDLKAVLDAAVPEGPIVLVGHSMGGMTVMALAAQYPELIRDRVVATAFVGTSSGRLGEVNFGLPVAGVNAVRRILPGVLKALGQQAELVEKGRRATADLFAGIIKRYSFAGRDVDPAVERFAERMIESTPIDVVAEFYPAFTDHDKTDALASFLEMPVLVLAGVRDLVTPSEHSEVIGDLLPDAELVLVPDAGHLVMLEHPEVVTDRLADLLTRAGAVPAGATVMGYGSSSTAGPR; this is translated from the coding sequence GTGAGCGAGAGCAGCGCGGAGGCCGTGGCGGGCGTCGTCGCCTCGGCGGCCGCCGCCGCCTCCGCGGAAGCGGCCGGCGGCTGGCGCCGGGCGACCGGCATCGCCGGCGCCGCGATAGGCGTCCTCGCCGCCGGCGCGGCCGCGGGAGTGGCCGTCGAGCGGATGACGGTGGGCCGCGGGATGCGCCGCAAGGCCCGGCTGGCCCTGGACTCCGCGGGCCCCTACGGCACCCTGCGCGGGACCCCGGGCAAGGCGCAGGCCGACGACGGCACCGAGCTGTACTACGAGGTCGACGAGGTCGAGCCGGATCCGGGCCCCCATGTCTCGCCACGCCGGCGCCGGCTCTTCGGCCGCAAGGCGCCCGCCCCGGTCACCGTCGTCTTCAGCCACGGCTACTGCCTCAACCAGGACTCCTGGCACTTCCAGCGCGCGGCCCTGCGCGGGGTCGTCCGCACCGTGCACTGGGACCAGCGCAGCCACGGGCGCTCCGGGCGGGGCGTGGCCCAGACCCGGGACCGGGTGCCGCTCACCATCGACCAGCTCGGCCGGGATCTGAAGGCCGTGCTCGACGCCGCCGTGCCCGAGGGGCCGATCGTGCTGGTCGGGCACTCGATGGGCGGGATGACCGTGATGGCCCTCGCCGCCCAGTACCCCGAGCTGATCCGGGACCGGGTCGTCGCCACCGCCTTCGTGGGTACGTCGTCCGGGCGGCTCGGCGAGGTCAACTTCGGGCTTCCCGTCGCCGGCGTCAACGCGGTGCGCCGGATCCTGCCGGGCGTGCTGAAGGCGCTGGGGCAGCAGGCGGAGCTGGTGGAGAAGGGCCGCCGGGCCACCGCCGATCTGTTCGCCGGGATCATCAAGCGCTACTCGTTCGCCGGGCGGGACGTCGACCCGGCCGTCGAGCGGTTCGCCGAGCGGATGATCGAGTCGACGCCGATCGACGTGGTCGCCGAGTTCTACCCGGCCTTCACCGACCACGACAAGACCGATGCCCTCGCCTCCTTCCTGGAGATGCCGGTGCTGGTGCTGGCCGGGGTGCGGGATCTGGTCACGCCCAGCGAGCACAGCGAGGTCATCGGTGATCTGCTCCCGGACGCGGAGCTGGTGCTCGTGCCGGACGCCGGGCATCTGGTGATGCTGGAACACCCGGAAGTGGTCACCGACCGCCTCGCCGATCTGCTCACCCGTGCGGGTGCGGTGCCGGCAGGAGCTACGGTTATGGGCTATGGAAGCAGCAGTACCGCAGGGCCCCGCTGA
- a CDS encoding NAD(P)H-hydrate dehydratase, producing the protein MRTAYSVETVRAAERALMARLPEGALMQRAAAGLAAACAELIGRVYGSRVVLLVGSGDNGGDALYAGARLARRGAGVTAVLLAPERAHSGGLAALRRAGGVVASGAAEGLIERADLVVDGIVGIGGKGGLRPEAAALAEVAERSRAAVVAVDLPSGVEAGSGEVRGAAVRADLTVTFGAYKPGLLIDPAREYAGVVRLVDIGLELPREGELTALQHADVARLLPVPGAESDKYRRGVVGIAAGSARYPGAAVLAVSGALRGGAGAVRYVGPAGDAVIARFPETLVSDRGPAEAGRVQAWVTGPGAGEDAVTVAEVLGTDVPVLLDADGLRLAERDAVRGRTAPTLMTPHAGEAAALLGVRREEVEGARLAAARELAAVYRATVLLKGSTTLVADVAGGATRVNATGTSWLATAGSGDVLSGLAGSLLAAGLSALDAGSVAAYLHGLAGRFAAEGAPAGAHDISDRIPQAWRDVRY; encoded by the coding sequence ATGCGTACTGCGTACAGCGTGGAGACGGTAAGGGCGGCCGAACGGGCCCTCATGGCACGGCTGCCGGAGGGCGCGCTGATGCAGCGGGCCGCCGCGGGGCTCGCCGCGGCCTGCGCGGAGCTGATCGGGCGGGTGTACGGCAGCCGGGTGGTGCTGCTCGTCGGCAGCGGGGACAACGGCGGGGACGCCCTGTACGCGGGGGCGCGGCTGGCCCGGCGCGGGGCCGGGGTGACGGCCGTTCTGCTCGCGCCCGAGCGGGCGCACTCCGGGGGACTGGCGGCGCTGCGGCGAGCGGGGGGTGTGGTCGCCTCCGGCGCTGCCGAGGGACTGATCGAGCGGGCCGACCTCGTCGTGGACGGGATCGTCGGGATCGGCGGGAAGGGCGGGCTGCGCCCCGAGGCGGCCGCGCTGGCCGAGGTGGCCGAGCGGTCCCGGGCCGCCGTGGTGGCCGTGGACCTGCCCAGCGGGGTCGAGGCCGGCAGCGGGGAGGTGCGGGGGGCCGCCGTCCGGGCCGACCTGACCGTCACCTTCGGCGCGTACAAGCCCGGCCTGCTGATCGATCCGGCGCGGGAGTACGCCGGGGTCGTACGGCTCGTCGACATCGGGCTGGAGCTGCCCCGCGAGGGCGAGCTGACGGCCCTGCAGCACGCCGACGTGGCGCGGCTGCTGCCGGTGCCGGGCGCGGAGAGCGACAAGTACCGGCGGGGCGTCGTCGGGATCGCGGCCGGGTCCGCGCGCTATCCGGGCGCCGCGGTGCTCGCCGTCTCCGGGGCGCTGCGGGGCGGGGCCGGGGCCGTACGGTACGTCGGTCCCGCCGGGGACGCGGTCATCGCGCGCTTCCCGGAGACGCTCGTGTCCGACCGGGGTCCGGCCGAGGCGGGGCGCGTGCAGGCCTGGGTGACCGGGCCCGGGGCCGGGGAGGACGCGGTGACCGTGGCCGAGGTGCTGGGCACGGACGTGCCGGTGCTGCTCGATGCGGACGGGCTGCGGCTGGCCGAGCGGGACGCGGTGCGGGGGCGTACGGCGCCCACGCTGATGACCCCTCACGCCGGGGAGGCGGCCGCACTGCTGGGCGTACGGCGGGAGGAGGTCGAGGGGGCCCGGCTGGCCGCGGCGCGGGAGCTGGCGGCGGTGTACCGGGCGACCGTGCTGCTGAAGGGGTCCACCACGCTGGTCGCCGATGTCGCGGGCGGGGCGACGCGGGTGAACGCCACGGGGACGTCCTGGCTGGCCACGGCGGGCAGCGGGGACGTGCTGTCCGGGCTCGCCGGGTCGCTGCTGGCGGCGGGTCTGTCCGCGCTGGACGCCGGGAGCGTGGCCGCGTATCTGCACGGCCTGGCCGGGAGGTTCGCGGCGGAGGGGGCGCCGGCGGGGGCGCATGACATCTCCGACCGGATTCCGCAGGCGTGGCGAGACGTACGGTACTGA
- the rimI gene encoding ribosomal protein S18-alanine N-acetyltransferase: MRWWDIDQVLELEKDLFPEDAWSRGMFWSELAHARGAEANRRYLVAEEEGRIVGYAGLASSGDQGDVQTIAVARTHQGTGLGGRLLTELLRVATAFECHEVLLECRVDNIAAQKLYERFGFEPIGFRRGYYQPGNVDALVMRLTTDRTTEDRTTEDRTTEDRTTEDRTNEEKDHG; this comes from the coding sequence ATGCGCTGGTGGGACATCGACCAGGTCCTGGAGCTGGAGAAGGACCTGTTCCCCGAGGACGCCTGGTCCCGGGGCATGTTCTGGTCCGAGCTGGCCCATGCCCGGGGCGCCGAGGCGAACCGCCGCTATCTGGTCGCGGAGGAGGAGGGTCGGATCGTCGGGTACGCGGGTCTCGCCTCCTCCGGCGACCAGGGCGACGTGCAGACCATCGCCGTCGCCCGCACCCACCAGGGCACCGGGCTCGGCGGGCGGCTGCTGACCGAGCTGCTGCGGGTGGCGACCGCGTTCGAGTGTCATGAGGTGCTGCTGGAGTGCCGGGTGGACAACATCGCCGCCCAGAAGCTCTACGAGCGCTTCGGCTTCGAGCCCATCGGCTTCCGGCGCGGCTACTACCAGCCGGGCAACGTGGACGCCCTGGTGATGCGCCTGACCACCGACCGGACAACCGAAGACCGGACAACCGAAGACCGGACAACCGAAGACCGGACAACCGAAGACCGGACGAACGAAGAGAAGGACCATGGCTGA
- a CDS encoding COG4705 family protein — translation MTTSVMKKLPEVTLAFWIMKIAATTLGETAGDLFSQTLKLGYFLTTIALFLVFVVTLVIQLRAKRYNPFFYWTVILSTSMAGTTMSDFMNRDASAQYLAPGATSLGWGPQGLGLGYPEGAAILVSILLLIFLVWKLSGMTFQITEIVTFRGEALFWSAILVSNTLGTSMGDFLSDSSGLGYLGGASLVTGLLLVLVALMRVPAVPNVLLFWIAFVLTRPLGATAGDLLTKPVAKGGLNLGTAGSSAVLLAVLFGLMAYAQLKERRAAAPEFAVAEEARPQRAGHR, via the coding sequence GTGACGACATCCGTCATGAAGAAGCTGCCCGAGGTCACGCTCGCCTTCTGGATCATGAAGATCGCGGCGACGACCCTCGGTGAGACCGCGGGCGACCTGTTCTCCCAGACCCTCAAGCTCGGTTACTTCCTCACCACGATCGCCCTGTTCCTGGTGTTCGTGGTGACGCTGGTGATCCAGCTCCGTGCCAAGCGCTACAACCCGTTCTTCTACTGGACCGTGATCCTGTCGACCTCGATGGCCGGCACCACCATGTCCGACTTCATGAACCGGGACGCGAGCGCCCAGTACCTCGCACCCGGCGCCACGTCACTCGGCTGGGGCCCGCAGGGCCTGGGCCTCGGCTATCCGGAGGGCGCCGCGATCCTCGTCTCGATCCTGCTGCTGATCTTCCTCGTCTGGAAGCTGAGCGGGATGACCTTCCAGATCACCGAGATCGTCACCTTCCGGGGCGAGGCCCTGTTCTGGTCGGCGATCCTGGTCTCCAACACCCTCGGCACCTCGATGGGCGACTTCCTGTCCGACAGCTCGGGCCTCGGCTACCTGGGCGGCGCGTCCCTGGTGACCGGCCTCCTGCTCGTCCTGGTCGCCCTGATGCGGGTCCCGGCCGTGCCGAACGTCCTGCTCTTCTGGATCGCCTTCGTGCTGACCCGCCCGCTGGGCGCCACGGCCGGCGACCTCCTGACCAAGCCCGTCGCCAAGGGCGGGCTGAACCTGGGTACGGCCGGCTCCTCGGCGGTGCTGCTCGCGGTGCTGTTCGGCCTGATGGCGTACGCGCAGCTGAAGGAACGACGAGCCGCCGCCCCCGAGTTCGCGGTCGCGGAGGAGGCCCGGCCGCAGCGGGCCGGGCACCGGTAA
- the alr gene encoding alanine racemase codes for MSETAAVPTAPLRARAEIDLGALRANVRTLRARAKDAVVMAVVKSDGYGHGAVPCARAAVEAGAGWLGTATPEEALALRAAGLDTPVLCWLWVPGGPWRQAIEAGIDVSLSGMWALREAVAAAREAGRPARVQLKADTGLGRNGCQPGDDWAELVGAALRAEAEGLVKVTGLWSHFACADEPGHPSIAAQLDRFREMLAYAEGQGVRPEVRHIANSPATLTLPETHFDLVRTGIALYGISPSPELGTPADFGLRPVMTLSSSLALVKHVPGGHGVSYGHHYVTPGETTLGLVPVGYADGIPRHASGTGPVLVDGKWRTVAGRVAMDQFVVDLGGDEPPVGSEAVLFGPGDRGEPTAEDWAQACGTIAYEIVTRIGTRVPRVYVNAVV; via the coding sequence ATGAGTGAGACAGCAGCTGTGCCGACCGCCCCCCTGCGTGCCCGTGCCGAGATCGATCTGGGTGCCCTGCGCGCCAATGTGCGGACCCTGCGTGCCCGGGCGAAGGACGCGGTCGTGATGGCCGTCGTCAAGTCCGACGGGTACGGCCACGGGGCGGTGCCGTGCGCCCGCGCGGCCGTCGAAGCAGGGGCCGGCTGGCTCGGCACGGCCACCCCGGAGGAGGCCCTCGCGCTGCGCGCCGCCGGCCTGGACACGCCCGTCCTGTGCTGGCTGTGGGTGCCGGGCGGCCCCTGGCGGCAGGCGATCGAGGCCGGCATCGACGTGTCGCTGAGCGGGATGTGGGCGCTGCGCGAGGCCGTCGCCGCCGCGCGTGAGGCCGGGCGCCCCGCGCGCGTGCAGCTCAAGGCCGACACCGGCCTCGGGCGCAACGGCTGCCAGCCGGGCGACGACTGGGCCGAACTGGTCGGCGCGGCCCTGCGCGCCGAGGCCGAGGGACTGGTGAAGGTCACCGGGCTGTGGTCGCACTTCGCCTGCGCCGACGAGCCCGGCCATCCGTCCATCGCCGCCCAGCTCGACCGCTTCCGGGAGATGCTGGCGTACGCCGAGGGCCAGGGCGTGCGGCCCGAGGTGCGGCACATCGCCAACTCGCCCGCCACGCTCACCCTTCCCGAGACGCACTTCGACCTCGTGCGCACGGGCATCGCCCTGTACGGCATCTCGCCCAGCCCCGAACTGGGCACGCCGGCCGACTTCGGGCTGCGCCCGGTGATGACACTCAGCTCCTCGCTCGCCCTGGTCAAGCACGTCCCGGGCGGGCACGGCGTCAGCTACGGCCACCACTACGTCACGCCCGGCGAGACCACCCTCGGCCTGGTCCCGGTCGGCTACGCGGACGGCATCCCGCGGCACGCCTCCGGCACCGGCCCGGTGCTGGTCGACGGCAAGTGGCGCACGGTCGCCGGGCGGGTCGCCATGGACCAGTTCGTGGTGGACCTCGGCGGCGACGAGCCGCCGGTGGGCAGCGAGGCCGTGCTGTTCGGGCCCGGCGACCGAGGCGAGCCCACGGCCGAGGACTGGGCGCAGGCCTGTGGCACGATCGCGTACGAGATCGTCACCCGCATCGGAACCCGGGTTCCCCGCGTCTATGTGAACGCGGTCGTGTGA
- the tsaE gene encoding tRNA (adenosine(37)-N6)-threonylcarbamoyltransferase complex ATPase subunit type 1 TsaE: MEAAVPQGPAETRLTITSPEQMRELGRRLAKLLRAGDLVMLSGELGAGKTTLTRGLGEGLGVRGAVTSPTFVIARVHPSLGDGPPLVHVDAYRLGGGLDEMEDLDLDVSLPDSVIVVEWGEGKVEELTEDRLQVVIHRAVGDTTDEVRHVTLTGLGERWTEAELETLTA, from the coding sequence ATGGAAGCAGCAGTACCGCAGGGCCCCGCTGAGACCCGGCTGACGATCACCTCGCCCGAGCAGATGCGGGAGCTGGGCCGCCGCCTGGCGAAGCTGCTGCGCGCGGGCGACCTGGTGATGCTCAGCGGGGAGCTGGGCGCGGGCAAGACCACGCTGACCCGCGGGCTCGGTGAGGGTCTCGGTGTGCGCGGCGCGGTCACCTCGCCGACCTTCGTGATCGCCCGGGTCCACCCCTCCCTCGGCGACGGCCCGCCCCTGGTCCACGTCGACGCCTACCGGCTCGGCGGCGGCCTGGACGAGATGGAGGACCTGGACCTCGACGTCTCGCTGCCCGACTCGGTGATCGTCGTGGAGTGGGGCGAGGGCAAGGTCGAGGAGCTGACCGAGGACCGGCTCCAGGTCGTCATCCACCGTGCCGTCGGCGACACCACGGACGAGGTACGCCACGTGACGCTGACCGGGCTGGGGGAGCGCTGGACCGAGGCGGAGCTGGAGACGCTGACCGCCTGA
- a CDS encoding holo-ACP synthase has protein sequence MSIIGVGIDVAEIDRFRASLERTPGLADRLFVTAELLLPSGERRGIASLAARFAAKEALAKALGAPPGLHWTDAEVYVEDSGRPRLRVRGTVAARAAELGVRSWHVSLSHDAGIASAVVVAEG, from the coding sequence ATGAGCATCATCGGAGTGGGGATCGACGTCGCCGAGATCGACCGGTTCCGGGCGTCGCTGGAGCGCACGCCGGGGCTGGCCGACCGGCTGTTCGTGACGGCGGAGCTGCTGCTGCCGAGCGGGGAACGGCGCGGGATCGCCTCGCTCGCGGCCCGGTTCGCAGCCAAGGAGGCGCTGGCGAAGGCACTGGGCGCGCCGCCCGGACTGCACTGGACGGACGCCGAGGTGTACGTCGAGGACAGCGGCCGGCCCCGGCTGCGCGTCCGCGGAACCGTGGCGGCACGGGCCGCAGAACTGGGCGTGCGGTCCTGGCACGTGTCCCTGAGCCATGACGCCGGGATCGCTTCGGCGGTGGTGGTCGCGGAGGGGTGA
- the tsaD gene encoding tRNA (adenosine(37)-N6)-threonylcarbamoyltransferase complex transferase subunit TsaD, whose amino-acid sequence MADEPLVLGIETSCDETGVGIVRGTTLLADAVASSVDEHARFGGVVPEVASRAHLEAMVPTIDRALKEAGVSAKDLDGIAVTAGPGLAGALLVGVSAAKAYAYALGKPLYGVNHLASHICVDQLEHGPLPEPTMALLVSGGHSSLLLSEDITSDVRPMGATIDDAAGEAFDKIARVLNLGFPGGPVIDRYAREGDPEAIAFPRGLTGPRDPAYDFSFSGLKTAVARWIEARRAAGEEVPVRDVAASFQEAVVDVLTRKAVRACKDEGVEHLMIGGGVAANSRLRELARHRCEAAGIELRVPRPKLCTDNGAMVAALGAEMVARNRSASSWDLSADSSLPVTDTHVPGNHDHVHEISGENLSS is encoded by the coding sequence ATGGCTGACGAACCCCTCGTCCTCGGCATCGAGACGTCCTGTGACGAGACCGGCGTCGGCATCGTCCGCGGCACCACCCTGCTGGCGGACGCCGTCGCCTCCAGCGTCGACGAGCACGCCCGCTTCGGCGGCGTCGTCCCCGAGGTGGCCTCCCGCGCCCACCTGGAGGCGATGGTCCCCACCATCGACCGCGCCCTGAAGGAGGCGGGCGTCTCCGCGAAGGACCTCGACGGCATCGCCGTCACCGCCGGTCCCGGTCTCGCGGGCGCCCTGCTGGTCGGCGTCTCGGCGGCCAAGGCTTACGCCTACGCCCTCGGCAAGCCGCTGTACGGCGTCAACCACCTCGCCTCGCACATCTGCGTCGACCAGCTGGAGCACGGCCCGCTGCCCGAGCCGACGATGGCCCTGCTGGTCTCCGGCGGCCACTCCTCGCTGCTGCTGTCCGAGGACATCACCTCCGACGTCCGCCCGATGGGCGCGACCATCGACGACGCGGCCGGCGAGGCCTTCGACAAGATCGCCCGGGTGCTGAACCTGGGCTTCCCCGGCGGCCCGGTCATCGACCGGTACGCGCGCGAGGGCGACCCGGAGGCGATCGCCTTCCCGCGCGGCCTGACGGGCCCGCGCGACCCTGCCTACGACTTCTCCTTCTCCGGCCTGAAGACGGCCGTGGCCCGCTGGATCGAGGCCAGGCGCGCGGCCGGCGAGGAGGTCCCGGTCCGGGACGTGGCCGCCTCCTTCCAGGAGGCCGTCGTGGACGTGCTGACCCGCAAGGCGGTGCGCGCCTGCAAGGACGAGGGTGTCGAGCACCTGATGATCGGCGGCGGTGTGGCCGCGAACTCCCGGCTGCGGGAACTGGCCCGGCACCGCTGCGAGGCCGCGGGCATCGAACTGCGCGTCCCGCGCCCCAAGCTGTGCACGGACAACGGCGCGATGGTGGCCGCCCTCGGCGCCGAGATGGTCGCCCGGAACCGGTCCGCCTCCAGCTGGGACCTGTCGGCCGACTCATCCCTGCCGGTGACGGACACCCATGTCCCGGGCAACCACGACCATGTGCACGAGATCAGCGGGGAGAACCTCTCCTCATGA